The following proteins come from a genomic window of Paenibacillus spongiae:
- a CDS encoding ankyrin repeat domain-containing protein, with translation MIRPADLKDEDIWNILSASREGELEKVKQLISRRPELVHFVYNYTPPIHFAVREGHLDIVRFLLDLGADPTYRTYPFQDSLLTMAQDRGHHEIAEHLLEILSLRFPIMEGLAGFLDAARNGDLARVQSELERNPNLARVSNDTGDTALHQAAAGGHLQIVTALLDAGAHADAVRADGVRPINCALDQGDGKSALLAGVLLERGAAYNIYLAAVLGDGVYVRDALLRDSALSNFEDTSHRRPISAAARRNDLGMVKLLLDHGADPSLPEEGAPLGQALWTAVYQKQHDMAKLLLEHGANPNTAPESSGSVLLHAQKDPELLRMLLKYGAQDNSGDLDSFQRLVSDNALADVERLLIEHPELSRQASAFWGEGILSEPANQGNREMLELLLRHDARVPDVSKWGRYYYFKHDEISALLLQNGMNPNHMNWHHVTLLHDMAQEGDLRKARLLLDYGADINAVDEEYRSTPLGFAARWGQREMVALLLARGADPNKSGAPWATPLAWAQKKGHSDIEADLRRAGAR, from the coding sequence ATGATAAGACCTGCCGACCTGAAGGACGAAGATATTTGGAATATCCTTAGCGCAAGCCGGGAGGGGGAGCTGGAGAAAGTGAAGCAGCTGATTTCGCGCCGCCCCGAGCTGGTCCACTTCGTATATAACTACACGCCTCCGATTCACTTTGCCGTTCGCGAGGGACATCTGGACATCGTCCGTTTCCTGCTGGATTTGGGAGCCGATCCGACCTATCGTACTTATCCCTTCCAAGATTCGCTGCTGACGATGGCCCAGGATCGCGGCCATCATGAGATAGCGGAGCATCTTCTGGAGATCCTGTCTCTCCGGTTTCCTATCATGGAAGGCCTCGCCGGTTTTCTGGATGCTGCCCGTAACGGCGATCTTGCCCGTGTTCAATCGGAGCTGGAGCGTAATCCCAATCTGGCTCGCGTCAGCAACGACACCGGCGATACGGCGCTTCATCAGGCTGCAGCGGGAGGTCACCTGCAGATCGTGACGGCGCTTCTCGATGCCGGAGCACACGCGGACGCCGTACGCGCCGACGGAGTCCGTCCCATTAACTGCGCGCTGGATCAAGGCGACGGCAAATCAGCTCTTCTTGCCGGCGTGCTTCTGGAGCGGGGCGCCGCGTACAACATCTATCTGGCCGCGGTCCTCGGCGATGGCGTCTACGTTCGCGATGCGCTCCTCCGCGATTCGGCTCTGTCCAACTTCGAGGACACCTCGCACAGGCGTCCGATCTCGGCCGCTGCGCGGCGCAATGACCTCGGCATGGTGAAGCTGCTCCTCGATCACGGTGCGGACCCCAGCCTGCCGGAAGAGGGCGCGCCTCTTGGCCAGGCGCTCTGGACCGCCGTATACCAGAAACAGCATGATATGGCGAAGCTGCTGCTTGAGCATGGAGCGAATCCGAATACCGCGCCGGAGTCAAGCGGCAGCGTGCTGCTCCACGCGCAGAAAGACCCCGAGCTGCTGCGCATGCTCCTCAAGTACGGAGCACAGGACAACTCTGGCGACTTGGACAGCTTCCAAAGGCTGGTCAGCGACAACGCGCTTGCCGACGTTGAGCGGCTGTTGATAGAACACCCCGAGCTGTCGCGTCAAGCAAGCGCGTTCTGGGGTGAGGGAATCCTCAGCGAGCCTGCTAACCAAGGAAATCGCGAGATGCTCGAGCTGCTGCTCCGTCATGACGCGCGCGTGCCGGACGTTTCGAAGTGGGGCCGATACTATTATTTCAAGCACGATGAAATCTCCGCATTGCTGCTGCAGAACGGCATGAATCCGAATCACATGAACTGGCATCATGTCACGCTCCTACACGATATGGCGCAGGAGGGGGATCTGCGGAAGGCTCGTTTGCTGCTCGATTATGGTGCCGATATCAACGCCGTTGACGAGGAGTACCGTTCGACCCCTCTCGGCTTCGCAGCCCGCTGGGGTCAGCGCGAGATGGTCGCGCTGCTGCTTGCTCGAGGCGCCGATCCGAACAAGTCGGGCGCGCCGTGGGCGACTCCGCTAGCCTGGGCGCAGAAGAAAGGCCACTCCGATATCGAAGCCGATCTGCGGCGGGCGGGTGCGCGATAA
- a CDS encoding homoserine kinase, producing MAAKTAFSEEELSQLLSHYSLGKYIDSIPFTSGTVQTNIRLQTTQGQFVFRYYENRTVDSVLFETNLLLYLKDHHYPCPAPLRNIHGTLVGIHKQKPYVMFEFIEGQHIQEPTERQHKQLIQKVAELHNLTANYTPVHQEYRWNYSIELCRALAQQASKRINTATSLEKLSWLDNELLRLELPESLPKGICHADFNFSNVLFQNDEFRTLLDFDDANYTFLLFDLVGLIESRAWRYDKDTTLNFNEAKKVLSEYMRYRPLSSVERKHLFDVYKLSILFDCVWYFNRGDAADFFEKRKIDFLNRSGRKAFYQELFPC from the coding sequence ATGGCTGCAAAAACAGCGTTCTCGGAAGAGGAGCTGTCACAACTACTATCCCATTACAGCTTGGGAAAATACATAGACTCCATCCCGTTTACAAGCGGAACAGTACAAACCAATATCAGGCTCCAAACGACACAGGGGCAGTTTGTTTTTAGATATTATGAGAATCGCACGGTAGATTCCGTCTTGTTTGAAACGAACCTGCTTCTCTATTTGAAGGATCATCATTATCCCTGTCCGGCGCCACTCCGTAATATACACGGTACCTTGGTTGGCATTCATAAGCAGAAGCCTTACGTCATGTTTGAATTTATTGAAGGTCAGCATATTCAGGAGCCGACGGAGAGGCAACACAAGCAGCTCATCCAGAAGGTGGCGGAGCTGCATAACTTGACGGCAAACTATACGCCGGTTCATCAAGAATATCGATGGAATTACAGCATTGAGCTTTGCCGCGCATTGGCGCAGCAGGCATCAAAGCGTATTAACACCGCAACTTCACTAGAGAAATTATCATGGTTAGACAATGAACTGCTCCGGTTGGAGCTTCCGGAGTCGTTGCCCAAGGGGATTTGCCACGCGGATTTCAACTTCTCCAATGTCCTCTTTCAGAATGATGAATTTAGGACTTTGTTGGATTTTGATGATGCGAACTACACGTTCCTCCTCTTTGATCTGGTAGGATTGATTGAATCCCGGGCATGGCGCTACGATAAAGATACAACGCTCAACTTTAATGAGGCCAAGAAGGTTCTGTCCGAATATATGCGCTATAGACCTTTAAGCAGCGTCGAAAGAAAGCATTTGTTCGATGTGTATAAATTGAGCATTTTGTTTGATTGTGTCTGGTATTTCAATAGAGGAGATGCGGCGGATTTTTTTGAAAAAAGAAAGATTGACTTCCTGAATCGATCAGGAAGAAAGGCATTTTATCAGGAGTTATTTCCTTGTTGA
- a CDS encoding GNAT family N-acetyltransferase: protein MDQLSPRDYHQIDGIIQDRFNCRNVFVHSVLDQNQPGTVYVNDSSHPTSGLVVHRGGCYYVFGDTADSEFNRALIDFLQNRFNHSNYFDLYVSSLDWIRLLEPALKGNVVRLTRSHYILREDAEVNRDAEIPEGYQLSAVDERLFIKYRSTMDRTYELLWGSEKAYLQHAFGFCLLAKDEFASVCNTFFVGGGLIAPDIVTLDNHRNKGLAAIVCTSFIKASRKLGLTPYWDCDAGNTASNRLANRLGFTKVGDVPILWWHENQDVIHQYLKKYHYSTE from the coding sequence ATGGATCAACTATCTCCCCGAGACTATCATCAAATAGATGGAATTATTCAGGATCGGTTTAACTGCCGGAACGTGTTCGTGCATTCGGTTCTGGATCAGAATCAACCGGGAACGGTCTATGTAAACGATAGCAGTCATCCGACCTCGGGCTTAGTTGTTCACCGGGGTGGATGCTACTATGTGTTCGGTGATACCGCGGATTCTGAGTTTAACAGAGCGCTTATTGATTTTTTGCAAAATCGGTTCAATCATTCCAATTACTTCGATCTGTATGTATCGTCTCTAGATTGGATACGCTTGCTGGAGCCAGCGCTGAAAGGGAATGTGGTTCGATTAACCCGTTCACACTATATTCTTCGTGAAGATGCGGAAGTGAATCGCGATGCCGAAATACCCGAAGGGTATCAATTATCGGCGGTCGATGAACGACTTTTCATCAAGTACCGCAGCACGATGGACCGGACCTATGAGCTTCTGTGGGGCTCGGAGAAAGCATACCTTCAACACGCTTTTGGATTTTGCCTGCTGGCCAAGGACGAATTCGCCAGTGTTTGCAATACCTTCTTCGTAGGGGGAGGCCTGATCGCACCGGATATTGTTACATTGGATAACCATCGGAACAAGGGTCTTGCCGCTATTGTATGTACTTCATTTATTAAAGCAAGCAGAAAGCTGGGGCTAACCCCCTATTGGGATTGTGACGCAGGAAATACGGCATCCAACAGACTTGCCAACCGGCTGGGCTTCACTAAAGTAGGAGATGTACCCATTCTCTGGTGGCACGAGAATCAGGACGTGATTCATCAATACCTGAAGAAATATCATTACTCAACTGAATAA
- a CDS encoding ABC transporter ATP-binding protein: protein MHTGNKELLKIENLTTSFRIADHDYAAVDDVTITVRENEVLAIVGESGSGKSALAYSIMGLHTRAKVKGNIYYQGQDIVGMTPSMLNKLRGKEIGMIFQDPLSALNPLMIVGSQIEEVILLHQPRLSKKERSDRTIELLSKVGIPHPEHTYGRYPHELSGGMRQRVIIAIAIANDPKLLIADEPTTALDVTIQLQILELLRRLKNESKAGIVLITHDLGVVAEMADRVAVMYAGQIVEIADIYTLIYKAQHPYTRSLLQSIPTVSEAKSKLHVIQGIVPSLQNLPRKGCRFRSRMPWIAESAHEEHPEMHEISPGHFVRCSCYKHFHFPDQKGDHRHVIS, encoded by the coding sequence TTGCATACTGGGAATAAAGAACTGCTGAAAATTGAGAATTTAACGACTTCTTTTCGAATTGCAGATCATGATTATGCAGCAGTCGATGATGTGACGATAACGGTTAGAGAAAATGAGGTGCTTGCGATAGTCGGGGAATCTGGTTCCGGCAAAAGTGCGCTAGCCTATTCCATCATGGGCCTCCATACGAGAGCAAAGGTAAAGGGGAATATCTATTACCAGGGGCAGGACATTGTCGGGATGACACCCTCCATGCTGAACAAGCTGAGAGGAAAAGAGATAGGCATGATTTTTCAAGATCCTTTATCAGCATTAAATCCGCTTATGATCGTAGGTTCTCAGATTGAAGAGGTTATTCTCCTGCATCAGCCTAGGCTCTCGAAAAAGGAAAGATCGGATAGAACGATAGAACTATTATCTAAAGTTGGGATTCCTCATCCAGAGCATACTTATGGGCGGTACCCCCATGAATTGTCCGGCGGGATGAGGCAGCGTGTCATTATTGCGATAGCGATTGCAAATGATCCAAAGCTATTGATTGCCGATGAACCGACTACAGCACTTGATGTAACGATACAATTGCAAATTCTTGAATTGCTGAGGCGACTCAAGAATGAAAGCAAGGCAGGCATTGTCTTGATTACGCATGACTTAGGCGTTGTGGCAGAAATGGCTGACCGAGTCGCTGTGATGTATGCCGGACAAATTGTTGAAATTGCTGATATTTACACGCTTATCTATAAAGCGCAGCATCCTTATACCAGATCGTTGCTGCAATCCATTCCGACTGTCAGTGAAGCGAAGTCTAAGCTCCACGTCATTCAGGGAATTGTGCCCTCTCTTCAGAATCTCCCCAGGAAGGGCTGTCGTTTCCGTTCGAGGATGCCATGGATTGCTGAGTCTGCACATGAAGAGCATCCGGAGATGCATGAAATCTCTCCGGGTCATTTCGTCAGATGCAGTTGCTACAAGCACTTCCACTTCCCTGATCAAAAGGGGGACCATCGGCATGTCATTTCTTGA
- a CDS encoding ABC transporter ATP-binding protein: protein MSFLEISDLKVHFPNRGGLFSRKSQPIKAVDGLHFSLEQGQTYGLVGESGSGKTTTGRAIIGLTSITSGSVLFQGHQLAAGGLRRQGFRRDIQMIFQDSYSSLNPKKRVLDIIAEPFRNFEKLSAAEEKRNVQQLLEQVGLSPEMIYKYPHEFSGGQRQRIGIARAIALKPKLIIADEPVSALDVSVQAQVLNFMHDIQKELNLTYLLISHDLGIIRHMCDHIGIMYKGRFVERGTTSDIFNHPQHIYTKRLISAIPDIDPAKRDEKNSIREAVKVEFEQMVENYFDEEGLAYPLKPISETHYVALPGRG, encoded by the coding sequence ATGTCATTTCTTGAGATCAGCGATCTAAAGGTGCATTTTCCGAATCGTGGCGGCCTTTTTAGTAGAAAGAGCCAACCAATCAAAGCGGTAGACGGTCTACATTTCTCCTTGGAGCAAGGACAGACCTATGGTTTAGTAGGCGAGTCCGGATCTGGCAAGACCACGACAGGCAGAGCCATCATAGGTTTAACTTCGATTACATCGGGCAGTGTTCTCTTCCAAGGTCATCAGCTTGCTGCAGGTGGACTTCGAAGACAAGGCTTTCGTAGAGACATTCAAATGATATTTCAGGATTCCTATTCTTCCTTGAATCCAAAGAAACGCGTGCTCGATATTATCGCGGAACCATTTCGGAATTTTGAGAAGCTGTCCGCTGCAGAAGAGAAGCGCAATGTACAGCAGTTGTTGGAACAAGTGGGCTTAAGCCCGGAAATGATTTATAAATATCCTCATGAATTTTCGGGAGGCCAGCGGCAACGAATCGGGATTGCCAGAGCCATTGCCTTGAAGCCGAAGCTGATTATTGCCGATGAACCCGTATCAGCGCTGGACGTATCTGTACAAGCGCAGGTGCTAAACTTTATGCATGACATTCAGAAGGAGCTGAACCTTACCTATTTATTAATTAGTCATGATCTCGGCATTATCCGGCATATGTGTGATCATATTGGCATTATGTATAAAGGCCGTTTCGTAGAACGAGGGACAACATCCGATATTTTCAATCATCCACAGCATATTTATACAAAGCGGCTGATTTCGGCCATACCTGATATTGATCCGGCGAAGCGGGACGAAAAGAACTCGATTCGAGAAGCGGTAAAAGTGGAATTTGAACAAATGGTTGAAAACTATTTTGACGAGGAAGGCTTGGCGTATCCGTTAAAACCAATTTCAGAAACACATTACGTGGCTTTGCCTGGGAGAGGGTGA
- the opp4B gene encoding oligopeptide ABC transporter permease, with translation MWRTVARRMVIMIPQIFLLSILVFLMAKAMPGDALTGLLDPSVDPAVLDAQRERLGLNNPWHIQYWDWITKAVQGDFGQSFRFKMPVSELIGQRMMNTFWLSVVTLVLTYIIAIPLGIISGRYNDTWADRFITGYTYIGFAAPLFIFALVMLWVFGFHFGWFPTGGSVAPGLEAGTFQHFMSKFYHLLLPALSMALITTVSTVQYLRSEIIDTKHKDFIITARAKGASESRVYNRHILRNSLLPIAAFFGYEITGLIGGTVFIEGIFSYPGMGELFLSSIALRDFSVVTALVLLYGVASILGALISDIVLSIVDPRIRIK, from the coding sequence TTGTGGCGGACAGTTGCACGAAGAATGGTCATTATGATTCCTCAAATTTTTTTATTAAGCATACTCGTTTTCCTAATGGCTAAAGCCATGCCGGGGGACGCTTTGACTGGCCTTTTGGATCCTTCCGTAGATCCGGCTGTGCTTGATGCTCAGCGAGAGAGGCTGGGGCTTAACAATCCGTGGCATATACAATATTGGGACTGGATTACGAAAGCTGTTCAAGGTGACTTCGGACAATCGTTTCGCTTCAAAATGCCGGTGTCTGAACTGATCGGCCAGCGTATGATGAATACCTTTTGGTTATCCGTCGTTACATTAGTACTTACCTATATAATTGCGATACCGCTTGGGATTATAAGCGGACGCTATAACGACACATGGGCGGATCGATTCATTACAGGATATACATACATTGGATTTGCAGCACCGCTTTTTATTTTCGCTTTGGTTATGTTGTGGGTGTTCGGCTTTCATTTCGGTTGGTTTCCAACGGGAGGAAGCGTCGCTCCAGGGCTGGAAGCAGGTACCTTTCAACATTTTATGAGCAAATTTTATCATTTACTGCTTCCAGCCCTTTCGATGGCACTCATCACAACCGTCTCAACTGTTCAATATCTTCGAAGCGAGATTATCGATACGAAGCATAAAGATTTCATTATAACGGCTAGAGCAAAGGGAGCCTCAGAATCCCGCGTTTATAATCGCCATATTTTAAGGAATTCGTTATTGCCGATCGCCGCTTTTTTTGGTTATGAGATTACTGGACTCATTGGAGGCACGGTATTCATTGAGGGTATCTTCAGTTATCCGGGAATGGGCGAGTTATTTTTAAGCTCGATCGCGCTGCGGGATTTCAGTGTCGTTACTGCGCTAGTTTTATTGTATGGAGTGGCATCTATTCTCGGGGCATTAATCTCGGACATCGTTTTAAGCATCGTTGATCCTCGTATTCGAATTAAATAA
- a CDS encoding ABC transporter permease produces MRKTTISITADKSPSSWNIIWREIVRDKLALVSLIFLSFIILSVYGISLVLNQEQIVTVDLFALKKPPSAEHWLGTDYGGRDVFGQLIIGTRNSLSIAFIVTAFTGVIGVFIGLVSGYFGGTVDNIFMRFVDFFMILPTLMIVIAFVTAAPEYNIMSFSLIMTAFLWMGIARLIRSKALQEKELDYVQASKTLGTSHFKIMMVQVLPNLSSIIIVTMTLNLAANIGLESGLSFLGFGFPESMPSLGTLVSYARDPQTLEMRWWIWLPASILILVLMLSINNVGQALKRATDARQRKG; encoded by the coding sequence GTGAGAAAAACGACCATTTCCATAACCGCGGACAAAAGCCCCTCAAGCTGGAATATTATTTGGCGGGAAATCGTACGAGACAAGTTGGCTTTGGTATCTCTAATCTTTTTAAGCTTCATCATTTTATCTGTTTATGGCATATCTCTTGTTCTGAATCAGGAGCAAATTGTAACGGTTGATTTATTCGCACTGAAAAAGCCGCCTTCGGCCGAACATTGGTTAGGTACTGATTATGGAGGTCGCGATGTTTTTGGACAGTTAATAATCGGAACTCGGAACTCGTTATCTATAGCTTTTATTGTTACTGCATTTACAGGTGTAATTGGCGTTTTTATAGGACTCGTTTCCGGTTATTTCGGAGGCACCGTAGACAATATCTTTATGCGATTTGTAGATTTCTTTATGATATTACCGACTTTAATGATCGTCATTGCGTTTGTTACAGCCGCGCCTGAATATAATATTATGTCATTCTCGCTTATTATGACAGCTTTTCTATGGATGGGGATTGCAAGATTGATTCGTTCGAAAGCGCTGCAGGAGAAAGAGCTTGATTATGTTCAGGCATCCAAAACGTTAGGCACGTCTCACTTTAAAATAATGATGGTACAAGTATTGCCGAATTTAAGCTCCATCATTATTGTAACGATGACATTGAACTTGGCGGCAAATATCGGTTTGGAGTCTGGACTCTCGTTCCTCGGCTTCGGTTTTCCAGAGAGCATGCCCAGCTTGGGCACGTTGGTCAGTTATGCCAGAGATCCGCAAACGCTAGAGATGAGATGGTGGATATGGTTACCTGCATCGATACTGATTCTGGTATTGATGTTGAGTATAAACAATGTCGGTCAAGCGCTAAAGCGTGCGACGGACGCAAGACAAAGAAAAGGATAA
- a CDS encoding oligopeptide ABC transporter substrate-binding protein gives MLKKKTVFARSLFIPLMLAFLVVLAACSTNNGNIVNTPSPTDGTEKPAETPTEKPAPDDGLYSIEDFSNVKKNEGEAIKGGSITFGLVSDTPFEGTLNFSFYGSDPDAQVLSWFDEPLLTWDKSYVYTNDGAATYEVSEDGKTFTFTIRDNVNWHDGKPVTAEDWLFAHEVIGDKKYDGLRYDSSFTNIVGMTEYHEGKAKTISGIEVLSEKKLKITYIQSTPSLLTGGVWTYPLAKHIFGNMDVDKISSSPEVREKPIGFGPFKVKSIVPGESVVYEKNTDYWRGEPALDEVVLKVINPTTVVQQLKSGGVDLVDSFPVDQYPDNANLSNLEFLGAIDRAYTYIGFKLGKWDAEAGKVIPDPKAKMGDVNLRKAMWHAVDNDQVGKKFYHGLRWNATTLIPPSHPEYHDSTIKGLAYDPELAKKILDDAGYKMDGKFRTNPDGSELVINFISMTGGDIAEPLAQYYVQSWQAIGLNVQLEMVEFNTFYDRVGSKGKDDPKVDVYQGAWGVGIDVDPSGLYGRDALLNFPRYASDEQDKLLKEGVSEAAFDVKVRQGIYKEWQQLMVNEIPVFPTLYRAIITPVNKRILNFAIGDGTNLYLNQLAVSQDKPFVAE, from the coding sequence ATGTTGAAGAAGAAAACGGTGTTTGCAAGGTCTTTATTTATACCGCTTATGTTGGCATTCCTGGTCGTTCTTGCAGCTTGTTCAACGAATAACGGGAACATTGTAAACACACCGAGCCCGACAGATGGTACGGAGAAACCGGCTGAGACTCCGACAGAGAAGCCTGCTCCAGATGATGGTCTCTATTCGATTGAGGATTTCAGCAATGTGAAGAAGAATGAGGGCGAAGCAATAAAGGGGGGATCAATTACGTTTGGTCTGGTATCGGATACACCTTTCGAAGGAACGCTAAATTTTAGTTTCTATGGCAGCGACCCGGATGCTCAGGTGTTAAGCTGGTTTGATGAACCGCTGCTTACTTGGGATAAAAGCTATGTATACACGAATGATGGAGCGGCAACTTACGAAGTGTCGGAAGACGGCAAAACATTTACGTTTACGATTCGTGATAACGTAAACTGGCATGATGGCAAGCCGGTAACGGCTGAAGACTGGTTATTTGCTCATGAAGTCATTGGAGACAAGAAATATGACGGTCTGAGGTATGACTCCAGCTTCACCAACATTGTCGGGATGACGGAATACCACGAGGGAAAAGCAAAAACGATCTCTGGTATAGAAGTTCTTAGCGAGAAAAAACTCAAAATTACGTACATTCAATCAACGCCATCCTTATTGACAGGCGGAGTATGGACTTATCCGTTAGCCAAGCATATCTTCGGCAATATGGACGTGGATAAGATTTCTTCTTCCCCGGAGGTTCGTGAGAAACCAATCGGCTTCGGGCCGTTTAAGGTGAAAAGCATCGTTCCTGGAGAATCTGTCGTCTATGAGAAAAATACCGATTACTGGCGTGGAGAACCCGCCTTGGATGAGGTTGTTCTGAAAGTAATTAATCCTACGACCGTCGTTCAACAGCTGAAAAGCGGCGGAGTCGATCTCGTTGATAGTTTCCCGGTAGACCAATACCCGGATAATGCAAATCTATCAAATCTTGAATTCTTAGGTGCGATTGATCGTGCGTATACGTACATTGGCTTCAAACTTGGCAAGTGGGATGCCGAGGCTGGCAAGGTCATTCCTGATCCAAAAGCAAAAATGGGCGATGTGAACTTACGGAAAGCGATGTGGCATGCGGTCGATAACGATCAGGTCGGTAAAAAATTCTATCACGGTTTGCGCTGGAATGCGACGACGCTTATTCCGCCTTCCCACCCTGAATACCATGATTCTACAATTAAAGGCCTTGCTTATGATCCAGAGCTGGCTAAGAAAATTTTGGACGATGCCGGATACAAAATGGATGGAAAATTCCGTACAAATCCGGATGGCAGCGAATTAGTGATTAACTTTATTTCCATGACAGGCGGGGATATTGCAGAGCCGCTCGCCCAATATTATGTACAGTCCTGGCAAGCGATCGGCTTGAACGTACAGCTGGAAATGGTGGAATTCAACACATTCTATGATCGTGTCGGCAGTAAAGGAAAAGATGACCCGAAAGTAGATGTTTATCAGGGTGCTTGGGGCGTAGGAATTGACGTTGATCCATCGGGCTTATACGGGCGCGATGCATTGTTGAACTTCCCGCGTTACGCGAGTGACGAGCAGGATAAATTGCTTAAAGAGGGTGTTTCAGAAGCGGCCTTTGATGTGAAGGTACGTCAAGGCATTTACAAGGAATGGCAGCAGCTGATGGTGAATGAGATTCCAGTATTCCCGACGCTGTACCGCGCTATAATCACTCCGGTTAATAAACGGATTCTTAACTTTGCAATTGGAGATGGAACGAACCTGTATCTGAATCAGCTTGCCGTATCACAAGATAAACCGTTTGTAGCTGAGTAA
- a CDS encoding GNAT family N-acetyltransferase, which produces MELYISSELNQTDKAYVTNKMIAFNFIHFPDELKGRYQEINLFLKDARGQIYGGLVGEICWNWLEIQYLFVESEFRKSGYGKQLLAEAERVAKDKKCEFIKLDTLSFQALDFYKKQGFEVFGTIQNAGRHTHYYLKKDI; this is translated from the coding sequence GTGGAGTTGTATATTTCTAGTGAGTTGAATCAAACAGACAAAGCCTATGTAACAAACAAGATGATTGCGTTTAATTTTATTCATTTTCCCGATGAGTTGAAGGGCAGATACCAAGAAATCAATCTTTTTTTAAAAGATGCTCGCGGGCAGATATATGGCGGACTCGTTGGGGAAATATGTTGGAACTGGCTAGAGATCCAGTATCTATTTGTTGAAAGCGAGTTTAGAAAATCAGGCTATGGGAAGCAGCTTCTAGCCGAGGCTGAAAGAGTAGCTAAAGATAAAAAATGCGAATTTATAAAATTAGATACATTGAGCTTTCAAGCTCTAGATTTTTACAAAAAACAAGGCTTTGAAGTGTTTGGAACGATTCAGAATGCGGGCAGGCATACTCATTATTATTTGAAAAAGGATATCTGA
- a CDS encoding CD3324 family protein: protein MKKYVNARDVLPKALIEEIQKYVKGQHLYIPQSGRQSWGASTGIQDEFQQRNAEIRRKHSGGVPIRQLAVMFNLSEERIRGIIYERIKEE, encoded by the coding sequence ATGAAAAAATACGTGAATGCCCGTGATGTGCTGCCCAAGGCGTTAATCGAAGAGATTCAGAAATATGTGAAAGGGCAGCATCTCTATATCCCCCAATCCGGCCGTCAATCGTGGGGCGCTTCGACTGGAATTCAAGATGAATTTCAACAGCGCAATGCGGAAATCCGGCGAAAGCACAGCGGCGGTGTCCCGATTAGACAATTGGCCGTCATGTTCAACCTCAGCGAGGAACGAATACGCGGTATTATTTATGAACGAATCAAGGAGGAATGA
- a CDS encoding class I SAM-dependent methyltransferase has product MEIKRIIDRAYDFEEEQQQALDEGRITEEEWYEIKTAHFTEHYLSADNPRAQSGHGGDEQHYFHNHFMLMDTMTKSGTFIDVGCANGHLIESLHQWITALNRIQIDFYGLDISEGLIELARKRLPDWKDKFTIGNAFGWAPEKKFDYVCVKELAYVPRNKRKAFFEHLYLHYVADQGRLILGPCSEEKASRETEDQLISWGYTPSGYIERSHNRSVHVARRVFYFDKKG; this is encoded by the coding sequence TTGGAAATCAAGCGGATCATAGACAGAGCGTATGATTTCGAGGAAGAGCAGCAGCAAGCATTGGACGAGGGCAGAATTACTGAGGAAGAATGGTACGAAATAAAGACGGCACATTTTACGGAGCATTATTTGTCAGCGGATAATCCAAGGGCGCAATCCGGTCACGGGGGCGACGAGCAGCACTATTTTCACAACCATTTCATGCTTATGGATACGATGACGAAGAGCGGCACTTTCATCGATGTGGGATGCGCGAACGGCCACTTGATCGAGTCCCTGCACCAATGGATAACGGCGCTGAATCGGATTCAAATCGATTTCTACGGATTGGATATTTCGGAAGGGCTGATCGAGCTGGCCCGGAAGAGACTGCCGGACTGGAAGGACAAGTTCACCATCGGGAATGCTTTCGGATGGGCGCCGGAGAAGAAGTTTGACTATGTATGCGTGAAGGAATTGGCGTACGTTCCGCGCAATAAGAGAAAGGCTTTCTTCGAGCACCTGTACCTTCATTACGTTGCCGATCAGGGGAGATTGATTCTGGGACCGTGCAGTGAAGAGAAAGCGTCTCGGGAGACGGAGGATCAATTGATTTCATGGGGCTACACGCCTTCTGGCTATATTGAACGATCGCATAACAGAAGCGTGCATGTCGCAAGAAGAGTATTTTACTTCGATAAGAAGGGTTAA